In the Plectropomus leopardus isolate mb chromosome 5, YSFRI_Pleo_2.0, whole genome shotgun sequence genome, one interval contains:
- the LOC121943127 gene encoding nucleolar protein 6-like, protein MKKKQTVSEDPTEMILSESHEQEENDAPVKAKRSKPEEAGGEEVVYHPVKLSRSDLYRPPTAEELNQLKEAESLFHCSLLKMQMEELLKEVVLSERRKRQIDSFIQTVTKLLQSVPESPEADASDLSWLSGTVKVPFLLVPKTTKGKFHMAPPASVDLVGSYPLGTCTKPRIMVDLAVTIPANVLHPKDVVNQRYPRKRALYLAGLAQHLASCSDIGPMRYSCLHGNRLRPVLLLTPPGKESCNFTIRVHACPPPGFFKPSRFHPQRNNIRTEWYTGLQTSQSESSEPPTPHYNSSVLGDLLPRAHLQFLSAVSSQCSAFADGVALLKVWLRQRELDQGTGCFNGFLASMLLAYLLTTHRISNSMTAYQLLRNTLNFLASTDLTVNGISLAKEPDSTAPSLAEFHDAFQVVFVDPSGHLNMCADMTACTYKQLQHEASVSMQFWDDPTMDGFHSLLMTPKPMIRTSDHVFQLCELVKLQSSCKKLNLLSELMDHSGNYVHTALPFILTLLQRGLGQRIHLLTHSLSPDPEWSVESEAPKHKAQPPLSFGLLLRPELAASVLERGPPADSPKTAEFRQLWGSRSELRRFQDGAITEAVLWEGESMCQKRLVPRQIIAHLLQLHADIPESCMRYVGAMVDDVIKTGSELSSTGEEESLLVVQSYDDLSRKLWRLEGLPLSITAVQGAHPALRYTQVFPPSPLKLDFSFFDREKTSRSLVPKQDKPCPAYITPITVICHMEGSGKWPHDRLAIRHIRTAFHIRLGELLKKHHNYTCRPCPTHLDVWKDGLLFRIQVAYHREPQVLRESVNAEGLLVVRDNEEAQALEMATVHKPLLTSTLHGLQQQHPCFGAVCRLAKRWLGAQLFSEDITEDTADLLVASLFLQPAPFTPPGSPQAGFLRFLHLLSSFDWRNNPLVVNLNNQLAAADYTEIKNDFMASRESLPVMFIATPKDRKQSMWTKRAPSVQMLQRVVMVAAESLKLLEHQLMDGSQIQDVRVVMRPPLDAYDVLIHLNPKQVPLLAQAVDPPTVNFSRGLMTGSVAQSGGPLPVVDYNPVALYLAELREAFGDLALFFSDPHGGTVIAVLWKPKAFLPLPFKTSQLSARSVQVAGEEASTVPNVEAILEDFRIMGKGLIKSVEARTEKWSF, encoded by the exons ATGAAGAAGAAGCAGACGGTGTCTGAGGACCCCACAGAG ATGATTCTCTCAGAGAGCCACGAGCAGGAGGAAAATGATGCTCCTGTTAAAGCCAAAAGGAGCAAACCTGAGGAGGctggaggggaggaggtggtCTATCATCCAGTGAAGCTGTCCAGAAGTGATCTTTACAGACCTCCTACAGCAGAGGAGCTCAACCAGCTGAAAGAAGCGGAAAGCCTGTTTCACTGCAGCCTGCTCAAAATGCAG ATGGAGGAGCTGCTGAAAGAGGTTGTCCTGAGTGAGCGGAGGAAACGGCAAATCGATTCCTTCATTCAGACAGTCACCAAGCTGCTCCAGAGCGTACCTGAGTCACCAGAGGCCGAC GCAAGTGACCTGTCATGGCTGTCTGGTACAGTTAAAGTCCCTTTCCTCCTGGTACCCAAAACAACAAAGGGCAAGTTCCACATGGCACCTCCTGCTTCTGTGGATCTGGTTGGCAGCTACCCCCTGGGCACCTGCACCAAACCACGCATCATGGTGGACCTGGCTGTCACAATTCCAGCT AATGTCCTCCACCCAAAGGACGTCGTGAACCAGAGATACCCGAGGAAAAGGGCTCTCTACCTGGCTGGCCTGGCCCAACATCTCGCATCCTGCTCTGACATTGGACCCATGCGTTATTcctgtctccatggcaacagactCCGACCTGTTCTGCTGCTGACCCCTCCAG GTAAAGAATCCTGCAACTTCACCATACGTGTTCATGCCTGTCCACCTCCTGGATTCTTCAAGCCCAGCCGATTCCATCCACAGAGGAATAATATCCGCACAGAGTGGTACACCGGATTGCAGACCTCCCAGTCTG AGAGCAGTGAGCCTCCCACTCCGCATTACAACAGCTCTGTTCTGGGGGATTTACTGCCTAGGGCTCACCTCCAgttcctctctgctgtcagCTCCCAGTGCTCGGCTTTTGCTGATGGGGTGGCTCTGCTCAAAGTCTGGCTTCGTCAAAGAGAGCTCGACCAG GGCACTGGCTGTTTTAATGGATTCCTGGCTTCAATGCTGTTGGCTTACCTGCTGACCACTCACAGAATCAGTAACTCCATGACAGCCTATCAGCTGCTCCGAAACACCTTAAACTTCCTTG CATCTACAGACCTGACAGTGAATGGGATAAGCCTCGCCAAAGAGCCTGACTCTACAGCT CCATCTCTTGCGGAGTTCCACGATGCTTTTCAAGTGGTATTTGTCGACCCTTCAGGACATCTCAACATGTGTGCTGACATGACTGCTTGTACCTACAAACAG CTGCAGCACGAGGCATCTGTGTCGATGCAGTTCTGGGACGACCCCACGATGGATGGGTTCCACAGCCTCCTCATGACCCCCAAACCCATGATAAGGACAAGCGACCACGTATTCCA gtTATGTGAGCTGGTGAAGCTTCAGTCCAGTTGTAAGAAACTGAATCTCCTCAGTGAGCTGATGGACCACAGTGGAAATTACGTCCACACTGCGCTCCCTTTTATTCTGACGCTGCTTCAACGAGGATTGGGCCAAAGGATCCACCTCCTCACCCACTCCCTTTCTCCTGACCCTGAG TGGTCTGTAGAGAGCGAGGCCCCAAAACACAAAGCTcaacctcctctctccttcggTTTGCTCCTACGGCCGGAGCTTGCAGCGTCTGTCTTGGAAAGAGGCCCCCCTGCAGACAGCCCCAAG ACAGCTGAGTTTCGTCAGTTGTGGGGTTCTCGCTCCGAGCTGCGTCGCTTCCAGGACGGCGCCATCACCGAGGCTGTGCTGTGGGAGGGAGAGAGCATGTGCCAAAAACGACTGGTCCCCAGACAGATCATTGCACACCTGCTACAGCT GCATGCAGATATCCCCGAATCCTGTATGCGATATGTGGGGGCGATGGTGGATGACGTCATTAAAACGGGAAGTGAG TTGTCTAgtactggagaggaggagagcttaCTGGTGGTTCAGTCCTACGATGACTTGAGTAGAAAACTTTGGAGGCTGGAGGGTCTGCCTCTGTCAATCACAGCAGTGCAAGGAGCCCACCCTGCGCTCAGATACACACAG GTCTTTCCCCCTTCGCCACTGAAGCTGGATTTTTCCTTCTTTGACAGAGAAAAGACTTCAAGATCATTGGTACCAAAGCAGGACAAACCCTGCCCTGCTTATATCACCCCTATCACAG TGATCTGTCACATGGAGGGGAGCGGAAAATGGCCTCATGACCGCCTCGCCATCCGCCACATCCGAACTGCCTTCCACATCCGCCTGGGAGAGTTACTGAAGAAGCACCATAATTATACGTGCAGGCCGTGCCCCACACACCTAGATGTCTGGAAG GATGGTTTGCTGTTCCGCATCCAGGTGGCATACCATCGTGAGCCTCAGGTGCTGAGGGAGAGTGTGAATGCAGAGGGTCTGCTGGTCGTAAGAGACAACGAGGAGGCTCAGGCTCTGGAGATGGCCACCGTTCACAAGCCTCTACTCACCAGCACATTGCACgg gctccagcagcagcacccaTGTTTTGGGGCAGTGTGTCGCCTAGCCAAACGCTGGCTTGGGGCTCAGCTCTTCAGTGAAGAcatcacagaggacacagcagaCCTGCTGGTGGCGTCGCTTTTCCTGCAGCCTGCACCCTTTACTCCTCCCGG TTCTCCACAGGCTGGCTTCCTTCGTTTCCTTCATCTGCTTTCTTCCTTTGACTGGAGGAACAACCCGCTGGTAGTTAACCTCAACAACCAGCTTGCag CTGCCGACTACACAGAGATCAAGAATGACTTCATGGCCTCCAGGGAGTCTCTGCCCGTCATGTTTATAGCTACGCCTAAGGACAGAAAACAATCTATGTGGACTAAGCGAGCACCTAGTGTACAG ATGCTGCAGCGTGTGGTGATGGTGGCTGCGGAGAGTCTGAAGTTACTGGAACATCAGCTAATGGACGGTAGCCAAATACAAGATGTCAgg gtgGTCATGCGCCCTCCTCTGGATGCCTACGATGTGTTGATTCACCTGAACCCCAAGCAGGTTCCCCTACTCGCTCAAGCAGTGGACCCTCCGACTGTTAACTTCAGCAGGGGCCTCATGACCGGCAGTGTGGCCCAGTCTGGAGGGCCCCTGCCTGTCGTCGACTACAACCCCGTTGCCCTCTACTTGGCAGAGCTCAGG GAGGCCTTCGGAGACCTGGCCCTCTTCTTCTCTGACCCTCATGGTGGAACAGTGATCGCAGTTTTATGGAAGCCAAAGGCCTTCTTACCATTGCCCTTTAAG acGTCGCAGCTGTCTGCTCGGAGTGTACAGGTGGCTGGGGAGGAGGCAAGTACAGTTCCCAATGTCGAAGCAATACTGGAGGACTTCCGGATTATGGGAAAGGGCTTGATTAAATCAGTGGAAGCCAGGACtgaaaaatggtcattttag
- the LOC121943150 gene encoding cocaine- and amphetamine-regulated transcript protein-like, with the protein MGGWCVYHFCTLLCATGLLYSYGQVQTEEYKSKYLTYFTTTEDSNEKQLINDLHGVLERLQNNHIPSLRKRQGYLPVCDPGDQCALRKGSRIGKLCDCFLPRTCNSFLHRCL; encoded by the exons ATGGGAGGCTGGTGTGTTTATCATTTCTGTACACTACTGTGTGCCACTGGACTCCTCTACAGCTACGGTCAAGTCCAAACAGAGGAATACAAATCTAAATATTTAACTTATTTCACTACGACTGAGGACAGCAATGAAAAGCAACTG ATCAATGATTTACATGGTGTTTTGGAAAGACTTCAGAACAATCATATTCCATCTCTAAGAAAAAGGCAAGGATATCTGCCTGTG TGTGATCCAGGAGACCAGTGTGCACTAAGGAAAGGCTCCAGGATCGGGAAACTATGTGACTGCTTTCTGCCGCGAACATGCAACTCCTTTCTGCACCGCTGTTTGTGA
- the LOC121943132 gene encoding E3 SUMO-protein ligase ZBED1-like, translated as MKRTGRRRSSVWDCFEQVGNFVRCMKCDATLKYCGGATSSMMNHMSRHHPSTAPIDEDEKPVICTVQCMEEESAANSDVMQVAIMPPNLNMTANPPERDYGERKRLKRSSVWDIFIKVDDEVHCTMCDTKLKYRSSTTSMMYHIKNKHPDTMPNDGVSLATHAEVTELISRMIEKDMLPISVVTGDGFRELLTHTVHNYKMPSPGDIARLVEGHFHEKVEELVLQLSRVEKVALTADFWTALPYQRYITVFCSFITEDWQGRSAVLQTHKLSSDGHLTTDSVTERLLSTVQSWGIAGKVTACVHNNTQNILSTHACARVTWDYATCFATTLQLAVSDGLSEDLVRIIVAAGKLVKHFNHNLLASEALEQKQVQMCLPQHKLIQSSKARWDTICDMFERLLEQRWAIKAVLSDRTITNRQEAQILEIEDDCWQIIENFTPVLATLKWATTVISAETEVSISNIYPITFSLIQTHLVPKENDVEQVSEFKLKVQKSLRNHMEVDSNDLASKPALIASMLDPRHKHLSFLTPTGRLAAKVKLHELVSKLDVITTTVGAKDEQQEILVTPDISQVTMPSQLRSDTKNTMMLLLGDNYSSSYATDSEAQVDYYLRDIAPSLDINPLDWWRVNGPRFPKLATLARHYLCIPGVSLPSLLSEAGQTFATMRTRLNPEHVDMMIFVNRNA; from the exons ATGAAGCGCACGGGGAGGAGACGAAGCTCTGTGTGGGACTGCTTTGAACAAGTGGGGAACTTCGTCCGCTGCATGAAATGTGACGCTACGTTGAAGTACTGCGGCGGAGCCACCAGCTCCATGATGAACCACATGAGCAGGCACCATCCGTCCACTGCGCCCATAGACGAGGATGAGAAACCGGTGATTTGCACCGTTCAGTgcatggaggaggagagcgcCGCTAATTCAGACGTCATGCAGGTTGCCATCATGCCACCTAATTTAAATATGACTGCCAACCCCCCTGAGCGGGACTATGGAGAGAGGAAGCGCCTGAAGCGGAGCTCTGTGTGGGACATTTTCATCAAAGTGGACGACGAGGTGCACTGCACGATGTGCGACACAAAGCTGAAATACAGGAGCAGCACCACCAGCATGATGTACCACATCAAAAACAAGCACCCGGACACCATGCCCAATGATGGGGTGTCGCTGGCAACACATGCAGAGGTGACTGAGCTCATCTCCAGGATGATAGAGAAGGACATGCTTCCCATCAGCGTGGTGACTGGTGATGGTTTTCGTGAGCTGCTTACACACACTGTGCATAATTATAAAATGCCATCTCCTGGTGATATAGCACGCCTTGTTGAGGGCCATTTTCATGAGAAGGTGGAGGAgcttgtgctgcagctgagcagagTGGAGAAAGTGGCTCTCACTGCTGACTTCTGGACAGCCCTCCCATACCAGAGGTACATCACAGTTTTCTGCTCATTCATAACAGAGGACTGGCAGGGGAGGTCAGctgtgctgcagacacacaagcTATCATCAGACGGCCACCTTACTACTGACAGTGTCACAGAGCGGCTTCTCAGCACTGTGCAGTCCTGGGGTATTGCTGGGAAAGTGACGGCATGTGTTCATAACAACACACAGAACATCCTGTCGACACATGCGTGTGCCCGTGTCACCTGGGACTATGCAACTTGCTTTGCCACCACATTGCAGCTAGCAGTGAGTGATGGGCTGAGTGAGGATCTAGTCCGCATCATCGTCGCTGCAGGGAAACTAGTTAAGCACTTCAATCACAACTTGCTGGCAAGTGAGGCCTTGGAGCAGAAGCAAGTTCAGATGTGCCTGCCACAGCACAAGCTCATCCAGTCGAGCAAAGCTAGATGGGACACAATCTGTGATATGTTTGAACGGTTACTTGAACAGCGGTGGGCAATTAAAGCGGTGCTCTCTGATCGCACAATCACCAACAGACAGGAGGCCCAGATCCTTGAGATCGAAGACGATTGCTGGCAAATCATTGAGAATTTCACACCTGTGCTGGCAACGCTGAAATGGGCAACGACGGTCATATCTGCGGAAACTGAAGTGTCCATTTCAAACATCTACCCAATCACGTTCAGCCTCATTCAGACCCACCTTGTGCCAAAGGAGAATGACGTTGAGCAAGTCTCTGAGTTCAAGCTGAAAGTTCAGAAATCACTTAGAAATCACATGGAG GTTGACTCTAATGATCTCGCCTCCAAACCAGCTCTTATTGCCTCGATGCTGGACCCTCGACACAAACACCTCAGCTTCCTGACCCCAACAGGGAGGCTGGCCGCAAAGGTTAAACTGCATGAACTGGTTTCAAAATTAGATGTGATCACAACTACTGTGGGCGCAAAGGATGAACAGCAGGAGATCCTGGTCACACCTGACATCAGCCAGGTGACTATGCCCTCACAACTGAGAAGCGACACCAAAAACACTATGATGCTGCTTCTAGGTGACAACTACAGCTCATCCTATGCCACGGACTCGGAAGCTCAGGTAGATTACTACTTGAGAGACATTGCTCCCTCACTGGACATAAACCCGCTTGACTGGTGGAGGGTAAATGGACCGAGATTTCCCAAACTGGCCACTCTGGCGAGACACTATTTATGTATACCTGGAGTATCACTACCGTCTTTATTGTCCGAGGCTGGACAAACTTTTGCAACGATGCGTACAAGACTGAACCCAGAGCATGTCGACATGATGATCTTCGTTAACAGAAATGCGTAA
- the LOC121943135 gene encoding uncharacterized protein LOC121943135 isoform X1 — protein MPRSATKQRRASSVQVTTPPTQDLEVEDIVPGRLTQAQWTDMLIQEDADEAVGEIMEDLLSMVMEGCFKVYIERQIAPFSASWAKSYLTQTIEQQILCPDEGEATDEISKTEDSEPLPAISDPWVQGCVPVVNAPPRPHSISRQQGADVPVKTEPQVNQQCHVIAQRNSSPKQSEKGTSPRRPVSYQCFQVPSPPRLPKTDLKKKRRVNVHFKPVPSKLLPPQPCSEEKNNEVEGKDRTHSVYNHKAGSSYQRENYQGLPKLDHSCLPRHCIFPQYDIVDNNYAKPNSKKPSGLSKLDKFNKQQAEWTVTSLKQLTSSKDQPVKFQGRNEADVWLKKLSSPRHSKERIVSSGPLRLDTMELAKGVSLLDPQAVEMSPLKCNPLTKSINLKQIQSDAAVPLFSVDQVTAGPPPQVTPFFQSKS, from the exons ATGCCCCGCTCTGCAACCAAGCAAAGACGTGCGTCGTCTGTCCAAGTGACTACACCTCCAACACAGGACCTGGAAGTGGAAGATATTGTACCTGGTCGCTTAACTCAAGCCCAGTGGACGGACATGTTGATCCAAGAGGATGCAGATGAGGCAGTGGGGGAGATCATGGAGGACCTGCTGAGCATGGTCATGGAGGGCTGTTTTAAAGTGTACATTGAAAGACAG ATAGCACCTTTCTCTGCATCCTGGGCCAAGAGCTACCTCACACAGACTATAGAACAGCAAATCTTGTGCCCAGATGAAGGAGAAGCAACAGATGAAATATCTAAAACAGAAGACTCTGAGCCTCTGCCAGCAATTTCTGACCCCTGGGTTCAAGGATGTGTACCTGTTGTAAATGCTCCCCCTCGACCTCACTCCATCTCAAGACAG CAGGGGGCTGATGTTCCAGTGAAAACAGAGCCACAAGTCAACCAGCAATGTCATGTTATAGCCCAAAGAAACAGCTCTCCAAAGCAATCTGAAAAGGGAACAAGTCCCAGGAGGCCTGTCAGTTACCAGTGCTTTCAAGTTCCTAGTCCTCCCCGACTACCAAAAACTGATCTAAAGAAAAAGCGCCGCGTTAATGTACATTTCAAGCCTGTTCCAAGCAAATTACTGCCTCCCCAGCCCtgttcagaagaaaaaaataatgaggtgGAAGGTAAAGATCGGACACATTCTGTTTATAACCATAAAGCAGGATCATCATATCAGCGTGAGAACTACCAAGGCTTACCAAAGCTTGATCACTCCTGCCTGCCTCGACACTGCATCTTTCCTCAGTACGACATTGTGGATAACAACTACGCAAAACCCAACTCCAAGAAACCAAGTGGACTTTCCAAACTAGATAAATTTAACAAGCAGCAAGCTGAGTGGACAGTAACCTCACTGAAGCAACTAACCAGCTCCAAAGATCAGCCGGTAAAGTTTCAGGGGAGAAATGAGGCAGATGTCTGGCTGAAGAAATTGTCTTCTCCTAGACATAGCAAGGAAAGGATTGTGTCCTCTGGGCCTCTGAGGCTGGACACGATGGAGTTGGCCAAGGGTGTGTCTCTCCTGGATCCCCAGGCAGTTGAAATGAGCCCTCTGAAATGTAACCCTCTAACAAAATCTATCAATCTGAAGCAGATACAAAGTGATGCAGCTGTGCCGCTGTTCTCCGTGGATCAAGTTACTGCAGGTCCACCACCTCAGGTCACCCCATTCTTTCAATCCAAGAGCTAG
- the LOC121943135 gene encoding uncharacterized protein LOC121943135 isoform X2, with protein sequence MPRSATKQRRASSVQVTTPPTQDLEVEDIVPGRLTQAQWTDMLIQEDADEAVGEIMEDLLSMVMEGCFKVYIERQIAPFSASWAKSYLTQTIEQQILCPDEGEATDEISKTEDSEPLPAISDPWVQGCVPVVNAPPRPHSISRQGADVPVKTEPQVNQQCHVIAQRNSSPKQSEKGTSPRRPVSYQCFQVPSPPRLPKTDLKKKRRVNVHFKPVPSKLLPPQPCSEEKNNEVEGKDRTHSVYNHKAGSSYQRENYQGLPKLDHSCLPRHCIFPQYDIVDNNYAKPNSKKPSGLSKLDKFNKQQAEWTVTSLKQLTSSKDQPVKFQGRNEADVWLKKLSSPRHSKERIVSSGPLRLDTMELAKGVSLLDPQAVEMSPLKCNPLTKSINLKQIQSDAAVPLFSVDQVTAGPPPQVTPFFQSKS encoded by the exons ATGCCCCGCTCTGCAACCAAGCAAAGACGTGCGTCGTCTGTCCAAGTGACTACACCTCCAACACAGGACCTGGAAGTGGAAGATATTGTACCTGGTCGCTTAACTCAAGCCCAGTGGACGGACATGTTGATCCAAGAGGATGCAGATGAGGCAGTGGGGGAGATCATGGAGGACCTGCTGAGCATGGTCATGGAGGGCTGTTTTAAAGTGTACATTGAAAGACAG ATAGCACCTTTCTCTGCATCCTGGGCCAAGAGCTACCTCACACAGACTATAGAACAGCAAATCTTGTGCCCAGATGAAGGAGAAGCAACAGATGAAATATCTAAAACAGAAGACTCTGAGCCTCTGCCAGCAATTTCTGACCCCTGGGTTCAAGGATGTGTACCTGTTGTAAATGCTCCCCCTCGACCTCACTCCATCTCAAGACAG GGGGCTGATGTTCCAGTGAAAACAGAGCCACAAGTCAACCAGCAATGTCATGTTATAGCCCAAAGAAACAGCTCTCCAAAGCAATCTGAAAAGGGAACAAGTCCCAGGAGGCCTGTCAGTTACCAGTGCTTTCAAGTTCCTAGTCCTCCCCGACTACCAAAAACTGATCTAAAGAAAAAGCGCCGCGTTAATGTACATTTCAAGCCTGTTCCAAGCAAATTACTGCCTCCCCAGCCCtgttcagaagaaaaaaataatgaggtgGAAGGTAAAGATCGGACACATTCTGTTTATAACCATAAAGCAGGATCATCATATCAGCGTGAGAACTACCAAGGCTTACCAAAGCTTGATCACTCCTGCCTGCCTCGACACTGCATCTTTCCTCAGTACGACATTGTGGATAACAACTACGCAAAACCCAACTCCAAGAAACCAAGTGGACTTTCCAAACTAGATAAATTTAACAAGCAGCAAGCTGAGTGGACAGTAACCTCACTGAAGCAACTAACCAGCTCCAAAGATCAGCCGGTAAAGTTTCAGGGGAGAAATGAGGCAGATGTCTGGCTGAAGAAATTGTCTTCTCCTAGACATAGCAAGGAAAGGATTGTGTCCTCTGGGCCTCTGAGGCTGGACACGATGGAGTTGGCCAAGGGTGTGTCTCTCCTGGATCCCCAGGCAGTTGAAATGAGCCCTCTGAAATGTAACCCTCTAACAAAATCTATCAATCTGAAGCAGATACAAAGTGATGCAGCTGTGCCGCTGTTCTCCGTGGATCAAGTTACTGCAGGTCCACCACCTCAGGTCACCCCATTCTTTCAATCCAAGAGCTAG
- the LOC121943141 gene encoding WD repeat-containing protein 54-like — MYHKEKSIQIKNSASALYNNLGVLRIAPRRLTYFTVVHANVVNMVSASWDGLNYSHRQLQSKEPNVVTSTSLIMQAAFCPLPSRDLLVVTSQKGIQMYESDGSIMVYWHALDTPETATAQAVFARGISAVMESYICVGVSSGAILVFDVPSKGSNITLSEVLEEHKESITDIASECSGSQECIADLVSADDGGNLCVWKSGEEFQLLNNIPGFDMSCSSVKLWKGTVVAGYGTGQIRLYEAVTGILHAEVNAHARWIYSLDIAPFSGLLLSAAEDSLVRVWHLTLTPETNTVEVAHLHNECVTDTQICGAKFCDGDGYAFAVTGYDLSEIIRYTQT; from the exons ATGTATCACAAAGAGAAGAGCATCCAGATCAAAAACAGCGCCTCGGCGCTGTACAACAACCTCGGCGTGCTACGCATCGCCCCCCGGCGCCTCACCTACTTCACAGTGGTCCATGCTAACGTGGTCAACATGGTCAGCGCGTCCTGGGACGGTCTCAACTATTCCCACCGTCAGCTGCAGTCCAAGGAGCCCAATGTCGTCACAAGCACATCGTTAATCATGCAG GCTGCATTTTGTCCTCTGCCTTCTCGTGATCTGCTGGTGGTGACCTCACAGAAAGGCATCCAG ATGTATGAATCTGATGGCTCCATCATGGTGTACTGGCATGCACTGGATACTCCGGAAACAGCCACAG CTCAGGCCGTGTTTGCTCGTGGGATATCGGCAGTGATGGAGAGTTATATATGTGTGG GCGTTTCATCTGGTGCAATTCTAGTGTTTGATGTTCCCAGTAAAGGCAGTAATATTACCCTGTCTGAGGTCCTGGAGGAACACAAGGAGTCCATCACTGACATTGCTTCAGAGTGCTCTGGCAGCCAG GAGTGCATAGCTGATCTGGTCAGTGCAGATGATGGGggaaatctgtgtgtgtggaagtcAGGGGAGGAATTTCAGCTACTCAACAACATCCCTGGCTTTGA TATGAGCTGCTCATCTGTCAAGCTGTGGAAAGGTACAGTGGTGGCAGGTTACGGCACAGGCCAGATTCGTCTTTATGAGGCAGTGACGGGAATCCTGCATGCTGAGGTTAACGCCCACGCTCGCTGGATATACTCACTGGACATTGCTCCTTTTTCTGGGCTG CTTTTGTCTGCTGCTGAGGACTCTCTAGTCAGGGTGTGGCACCTGACGCTGACCCCAGAGACCAACACTGTTGAG GTTGCCCATTTGCACAATGAGTGTGTGACAGATACACAGATCTGTGGCGCCAAGTTCTGTGACGGTGATGGTTATGCCTTTGCAGTGACAGGCTATGATCTGAGTGAGATTATCCGTTACACCCAAACGTAG